ACCACTTCGGCATCGCCGACGACGACCCGCGGGTCAACCCGTGGGGCGGCGCGATCGCCATCGGTCACCCGCTGGCCTCCTCGGGCGTCCGGCTGATGACCCAGCTGGCCCGGCAGTTCGCCGAGCACCCCGAGGTCCGCTACGGCGTCACCGCCATGTGCATCGGCATCGGCATGGGCGGCACGGTCATCTGGGAGAACCCGCACTGGGAGGGAGACAAGTGAGCGCGCTCGCCGCACCGAACGAGGTCGTCACCAGGGCGCTGCTGCGCCAGGTGAACGTACCGGGGCTGGACCGGCCGGCCGCCCTGATCACCCTGGACAACGGCTTCGACCACACCAAGCCCAACAGCTTCGGCCCGGGCGGCCTGACCAGCCTGGACGAGGCGATCACCGCCGCGCTGGCGGCCGACCCGGCCTTCGTCGCGGTCACCGGCAAGCCGTACGTCTTCTGCGTGGGCGCGGACATCACCAGCCTCCCGCAGCTCGCCGACCGCGAGCAGGCGCTGGAGATCGGGCGGCTCGGCCACCGGGTCTTCGCCCGGCTCAAGGACAGCGAGGTCCCGACCTTCGCCTTCGTCAACGGCGCGGCGATGGGCGGCGGCCTGGAGTTGGCGCTGCACTGCCACTACCGGACGCTCTCCGGCGGCGCGGCGGCGCTGGCGCTGCCCGAGGTCTTCCTCGGCCTGGTCCCCGGCTGGGGCGGCACCCAGCTGCTGCCGAACCTGATCGGCATCCCGGCGGCGACCCAGGTGATCATCCAGAACCCGCTCATGCAGAACAAGATGCTCAAGCCGAAGCAGGCCGCCGAGATGGGCATCGCGGACGTGCTGCTGGAGCCGGCGGACTTCCTGGAGCGGTCCCTGGAGTGGGCCGCCGGCGTCGTCCGGGGCGAGGTCACCGTGACCCGGCCCGAGGTCGACAAGGACATGTGGGCGGGCGTGCTCTACTTCGCCCGGCAGACCCTCGATGCGCGGCTGCACGGCGCGGTTCCGGCCGCGTACAAGGCGCTGGACCTGCTGGAGACCGCGAAGGACGCCGACTTCGCCACCGGCACCGCCGCCGAGGACGAGGCCCTCGCCGACCTGGTCTTCTCCGAGGAGCTGCGCAGCGGCCTCTACGCGTTCGACCTGGCGCAGCGGCGGGCCAAGCGCCCGGCCGGCGCGCCGGACAAGGGGCTGGCCCGCACGGTCACCAAGGTGGGCATCGTCGGCGCCGGCCTGATGGCCAGCCAGCTCGCCCTGCTCTTCGCCCGCCGCCTCCAGGTGCCGGTCGTCATGACCGACCTGGACCAGGCCCGGGTGGACAAGGGCGTCGGCTACGTGCACACCCAGATCGAGAAGGCCGTCAGCAAGGGCCGCATGGACAAGGGCACGGCCGCCAAGCTGTACGGCCTGGTCAGCGGCTCGGTCGACAAGGGCGTCTTCGCCGACGCCGACTTCGTCATCGAGGCCGTCTTCGAGGACCTGGCCGTCAAGAAGCAGGTCTGGGCCGAGCTGGAGAAGATCGTCAAGCCGGAGGCAGTGCTGGCGACCAACACCTCCAGCCTGTCGATCACGGCGATGGCCGAGGAGCTGGAGCACCCCGAGCGGGTGGTCGGCTTCCACTTCTTCAACCCCGTCGCGGTGCTGCCGCTGCTGGAGATCGTCCGGGGCGAGCGGACGGACGACGCCACGCTCGCCACCGCGTTCGCGGTCGGCAAGCAGCTGAAGAAGTCCTCCGTGCTGGTCTCCGACGCCCCGGCGTTCGTGGTCAACCGGCTGCTCACCCGCTTCCTCGGCACCGTCTTCGCCGCCGTCGACGCGGGCACCCCGCTGGACGTGGCCAACAGCGCGCTGGACCCGCTGGGCCTGCCGATGCGCCCGCTCGCCCTGCTCCAGCTCGTCGGGCCGGCCGTCGCGTACCACGTGGGCGGCACCCTGCACGCCGCGTTCCCGGACCGCTTCGGCGTCAGCGAGAACCTCAAGCGGATCGCCGACTCCGGGCAGCCGATCGTCGTCGACGACCAGATCAACGACGAGGTGGCCAAGCTGCTCGTGGTCGGCGACCGGCCGCTCACCGCCGAGCAGGTGCGCCAGAACGCGCTCGACGCGCTGGCGCAGGAGATCCGGCTCATGCTCGACGAGGGCGTCGTCGCCGAGGCGCAGGACATCGACCTGTGCATGATCCTCGGTGCGGGCTGGCCGTTCCACCTGGGCGGCATCACGCCGTACCTGGACCGGACCGGCACCTCGGAGCGGGTCACCGGCCGGCGGTTCCTGCCGCACGGGGTGGCCAGCCTGCCCGCCTGATCCACACCGCCCCCCGCGTTCGCGGTGGTTGCCCCGTCCAGCTTGGATGGAGGTGGCCACCGCGTTCGTCGTTGCGGCCGATACGGTCGGGGTCGGGACAGCGGTACCGTGCCGTGGCTGGCTACGATCACCCGTTCGCACCCTCGCCTGGAGCTGATCATGTCCCAACCGCCGGTCGATCCCTGGTCCGGGCAGCCGGAGCACGACACGCACTACGACTTCCCCCCGCCGCGGCCGGACGGCTACCCGGCACCGCCCGCCGACGGCTGGGGAACTCCGGCGGGCGGGCAGCCCCCGGCAGGCGGCGGCTGGCCCACCACGCCGCACCCCGGCCCCCAGCAGGCCCAGCCTTACCCCGGCCCCACGTCGGCTCAGCCGTATCCCGGGCCGACTTCGGCCCAGCCGTACCCCGGGCCGACTTCGGCTCAGCCGCACCCCGGGCCCACGTCGGGCCAGCCGTACCCCACCCAGCCCTACGGCGGCTATCCCGTCACGCCGCAGGGCGGGTTCCCCACCAGCCCGTACGCCGGCTACCCGCCGTCCCCTGCCGGCGCGGGCCGGCCGGCGAGGCCCCACCAGCTGGTGCTGACCCTGGGCCTGGTCGGGCTGCTGGTGCTCTGCCTCGGCGGGGGCGGCATCGCCTACCTCGCCTACGAAGGCGACCAGGGCGCCGACCCTCGGCCCACCCCGACCGCGTCCCCGACCGGGGCGGCGTCGAGCGCCACGCCGAGCGCCCCCACGTCGTCCGAGCCCGCCCCGTCGCCGGAGTCCAGCGACGCCCCGCAGATCCGGGTCGTCACGCCGGAGAGCCTCGGCGGCCGCACGAAGAGCACCGAGCCGACCCTGCGCAAGGCCGCCGACGACATGGTCCGCGAGCTGCGGTCCTCGGTGCGCGGCGAGACCGGCGTCGCCGGCGCCTTCTACGGCAGCGCGGAGGAGCGGAACATGGTCATGGTGATCGCCGCCTCCTCCTTCGTGCTCAACCCGGAAGGGGAGCTCGACGACGCGTTCAAGGGCATCTCGAAGGATCTGGCGGTCAAGCGGCTGACCGCGATCGCCCCCGGACCGCAGGGCGGCCTGGCCAAGTGCGGCGACGGCGAGTCCGCCGGCGTGCCGCTGGGCGTCTGCGCGTGGGCCGACCACGGCAGCG
The nucleotide sequence above comes from Micromonospora sp. M71_S20. Encoded proteins:
- a CDS encoding 3-hydroxyacyl-CoA dehydrogenase NAD-binding domain-containing protein, coding for MSALAAPNEVVTRALLRQVNVPGLDRPAALITLDNGFDHTKPNSFGPGGLTSLDEAITAALAADPAFVAVTGKPYVFCVGADITSLPQLADREQALEIGRLGHRVFARLKDSEVPTFAFVNGAAMGGGLELALHCHYRTLSGGAAALALPEVFLGLVPGWGGTQLLPNLIGIPAATQVIIQNPLMQNKMLKPKQAAEMGIADVLLEPADFLERSLEWAAGVVRGEVTVTRPEVDKDMWAGVLYFARQTLDARLHGAVPAAYKALDLLETAKDADFATGTAAEDEALADLVFSEELRSGLYAFDLAQRRAKRPAGAPDKGLARTVTKVGIVGAGLMASQLALLFARRLQVPVVMTDLDQARVDKGVGYVHTQIEKAVSKGRMDKGTAAKLYGLVSGSVDKGVFADADFVIEAVFEDLAVKKQVWAELEKIVKPEAVLATNTSSLSITAMAEELEHPERVVGFHFFNPVAVLPLLEIVRGERTDDATLATAFAVGKQLKKSSVLVSDAPAFVVNRLLTRFLGTVFAAVDAGTPLDVANSALDPLGLPMRPLALLQLVGPAVAYHVGGTLHAAFPDRFGVSENLKRIADSGQPIVVDDQINDEVAKLLVVGDRPLTAEQVRQNALDALAQEIRLMLDEGVVAEAQDIDLCMILGAGWPFHLGGITPYLDRTGTSERVTGRRFLPHGVASLPA